Proteins co-encoded in one Haladaptatus sp. ZSTT2 genomic window:
- a CDS encoding metal-dependent hydrolase: protein MWPWEHLAFAYLLYSLFAHAVYRRSPDGAAAFLVALGSQAPDLVDKPLSWTFSLTPTGHGVMHSILIMGPLLAGALLLTNGRNRRLVAAYTIAHLSHLVGDLIYEPLLLNEPLIVGRVLWPVVSLPAYSTDQGGLIGRAAVYFFRWIHHLATQGLTPLVVFELSLVFGVIALWVYDGAPVLADLVRYARSD from the coding sequence ATGTGGCCGTGGGAACACCTCGCCTTCGCGTACCTGTTGTACTCGCTTTTCGCCCACGCCGTCTACCGTCGCTCACCCGACGGTGCCGCGGCGTTCCTCGTCGCACTGGGTTCACAGGCACCGGACCTCGTCGATAAGCCCCTGAGCTGGACGTTCAGCCTCACGCCGACAGGCCACGGCGTCATGCACTCCATCCTCATCATGGGCCCGTTGCTCGCGGGGGCGTTGTTGCTCACGAACGGCCGGAACCGTCGGCTGGTGGCGGCGTACACCATCGCGCACCTCTCACACCTCGTGGGCGACCTCATCTACGAGCCACTGTTGCTCAACGAGCCGTTAATCGTCGGCCGCGTGCTCTGGCCGGTCGTTTCGCTGCCCGCCTACAGCACCGACCAAGGCGGGCTCATCGGGCGGGCAGCGGTGTACTTCTTCCGGTGGATACACCACCTCGCCACCCAAGGCCTGACGCCGCTGGTCGTCTTCGAACTGTCGCTCGTATTCGGCGTCATCGCCCTCTGGGTGTACGACGGTGCGCCCGTGCTCGCGGACCTGGTGCGCTACGCTCGCTCAGACTGA
- a CDS encoding helix-turn-helix transcriptional regulator: MLLFVACAVLFSSVAGSAVATTNQQDAAAGITDVTHTGAGIVETKNGTTYVWQADAQTINVTFTPSQDIQSYRVCLSQVESTNGTTTELACKDKSTQNAAGSVSLSVANLNGQKTGPYDLKIDLYNIQSFDRKLIDSKSISIYVMQRGGDEDDDGLTNEKEVTLGLDYTASDTDQDGLTDGEEVTQYQTIANKDDSDDDGARDGIELQRGTDPLNPDTDGDGVTDGEELEVTDPLDPDTDNDGLTDGEEQSLGTDPTRVDTDSDGLDDATEAKTDSDPLNADTDSDGLTDGVEAKLGTNLLIADTDGDGLSDRTEVDWGTDPLNGLTVWLLGTGTLLGLGGIAGLAWWQREEVIPVGASKDAFSRAVPTEAADTGSDPEPVEATEPSIPDADLVPPDTFINQLLTQRGGQMKQTDIVDESGWSKAKVSRELSKMEENGAISRFRIGRGNIVTLSGHEPDAAKSQLED; encoded by the coding sequence GTGCTGCTTTTTGTGGCCTGTGCTGTTCTGTTCTCTAGCGTTGCCGGGAGTGCGGTTGCCACGACCAACCAACAAGACGCTGCCGCTGGCATCACGGACGTAACGCACACTGGCGCGGGAATCGTCGAAACGAAAAACGGCACGACGTACGTCTGGCAAGCGGATGCACAGACGATTAACGTGACCTTTACACCGAGCCAGGACATCCAGAGCTATCGAGTCTGTCTGTCACAAGTCGAATCTACCAACGGCACGACGACCGAACTCGCCTGCAAAGACAAATCAACACAGAACGCTGCGGGAAGCGTGTCGCTGTCGGTGGCGAACCTCAATGGCCAGAAGACGGGGCCGTACGACCTGAAAATCGACCTCTACAACATCCAGTCGTTCGATCGCAAACTCATCGACAGCAAATCCATCTCGATTTACGTGATGCAGAGAGGTGGCGATGAGGACGACGACGGCCTGACCAACGAAAAAGAGGTCACGCTCGGGCTCGACTACACCGCCTCTGACACGGACCAAGACGGCCTCACTGACGGCGAGGAGGTCACGCAGTACCAGACCATCGCCAACAAAGACGATTCAGACGACGACGGTGCCCGCGACGGCATCGAACTCCAGCGCGGAACGGACCCGCTCAACCCCGACACTGACGGGGATGGTGTCACCGACGGCGAGGAGTTAGAGGTCACCGACCCGCTTGACCCAGATACTGACAATGACGGGCTGACCGACGGCGAAGAGCAGTCGCTCGGCACCGACCCGACGCGGGTTGACACCGACAGTGACGGGCTTGACGACGCCACTGAAGCCAAGACCGATTCAGACCCACTCAACGCAGACACCGACAGCGATGGACTCACCGACGGCGTGGAAGCGAAACTCGGGACGAACCTGCTCATCGCCGATACCGACGGCGACGGGCTGTCAGACCGCACCGAGGTTGACTGGGGGACGGACCCACTCAACGGCCTCACAGTCTGGTTGCTCGGAACCGGCACGCTGCTTGGCCTTGGCGGCATCGCTGGCCTCGCATGGTGGCAACGCGAAGAAGTGATTCCGGTCGGCGCGTCCAAAGACGCGTTCAGTCGGGCAGTTCCAACAGAAGCCGCAGACACCGGTTCCGACCCAGAGCCTGTGGAGGCGACCGAACCGTCCATCCCGGATGCAGACCTTGTGCCGCCGGATACGTTCATCAATCAGCTGCTCACCCAGCGTGGCGGGCAGATGAAACAGACGGACATCGTCGACGAGTCTGGCTGGTCGAAGGCAAAAGTCAGCCGCGAACTCTCGAAGATGGAAGAAAACGGCGCTATCAGCCGCTTCCGCATCGGGCGGGGCAACATCGTCACGCTCTCGGGCCACGAACCCGATGCGGCAAAATCACAGCTTGAAGACTGA
- a CDS encoding DUF354 domain-containing protein has translation MRVMVTIQHPAHVHFFRHAIAELEDEGHEVHVFARDKEMALDLLDRFDIEHEVLAGTGSGLSQLARVQAVYEARLLKRARDIEPDVITAIGGVAAAHVSRLVGAKSLVFYDTEHATIIKGLAYPFAHRIATPDCYRDTIGPHQRRYPSYHELAYLHPDRFEVDESKVPEVAETDDKLVVLRLIEWGASHDVGKGGFDDVEEVVSRLEATGAEVVITAEGDFPDSLAAKQISVAPHEIHHLLGAADLFIGEGATMAAESAVLGTPAVYVNSLTMGYTDELDEEYGLLFNCNGENRHEKALETAVSLLEGDTDWAAKRETLLADKVDTTDVIREQLREVTA, from the coding sequence ATGCGGGTGATGGTCACCATCCAACACCCGGCCCACGTCCACTTCTTCCGCCACGCAATCGCGGAGTTGGAGGACGAAGGCCACGAAGTCCACGTGTTTGCCCGCGACAAGGAGATGGCCCTCGACTTGCTCGACCGTTTCGACATTGAGCACGAGGTGCTCGCCGGAACAGGCAGCGGCCTCTCCCAGCTCGCCCGCGTGCAAGCCGTCTACGAGGCGCGTTTGCTCAAACGAGCCCGCGACATCGAGCCGGACGTCATCACCGCAATCGGCGGGGTGGCGGCGGCCCACGTCTCGCGGCTCGTCGGTGCGAAAAGTCTCGTGTTCTACGATACGGAACACGCGACCATCATCAAGGGGCTTGCCTACCCGTTCGCCCACCGCATCGCAACCCCCGACTGCTACCGCGACACGATTGGCCCCCACCAGCGACGCTACCCGAGCTATCACGAACTCGCCTACCTCCACCCCGACCGCTTCGAGGTGGACGAGTCGAAAGTGCCCGAAGTTGCGGAGACAGATGACAAACTGGTCGTCCTCCGGCTCATCGAGTGGGGCGCGTCTCACGACGTGGGCAAAGGTGGCTTCGACGACGTCGAAGAAGTCGTCTCGCGGCTCGAAGCCACGGGCGCAGAGGTCGTCATCACCGCAGAGGGCGACTTCCCGGACTCGCTGGCCGCAAAGCAGATTTCGGTGGCCCCCCACGAAATCCACCACCTGCTCGGCGCAGCCGACTTGTTCATCGGCGAGGGCGCGACGATGGCCGCCGAAAGTGCGGTGCTCGGCACACCCGCCGTTTACGTAAACTCCCTCACCATGGGCTACACAGACGAATTAGACGAGGAATACGGCCTCCTGTTCAACTGCAACGGCGAGAATCGCCACGAAAAGGCGCTCGAAACGGCCGTCTCGCTCCTCGAAGGCGACACCGACTGGGCGGCAAAACGCGAGACGCTGCTCGCAGACAAGGTCGATACGACCGATGTCATCCGCGAGCAGTTACGGGAGGTGACCGCATGA
- a CDS encoding glycosyltransferase family 2 protein: MPTVSVVIPTYNRSEEVTHAIDSVLAQTYDDFELLVVDDGSTDDTKEVVTGYDDDRVKFIEHEENQGAPAARNTGIEHAEGEYVAFLDSDDEWLPLKLERQVDYLESKGDGWVAVYCDVDMKTKGTSGPMRSLAASFLSKSDPETPTEGGDELVEEVLADRLHTSAGSTLMVRTDVARKIEGFDTTFRRFQDPEFLMRVLREGKLAHVAEPLVVRHESGDPPADIVREADEKYLEKFADVVDDLEAKGHDVRGSHNLVLAKLYLNEGNLMTGLQYFVRSNARARHYPGILWATQNGIRENGQGKAVLAAGVGLVAVLGLLFVLLTGGSNADPEN, from the coding sequence ATGCCCACCGTAAGCGTCGTCATTCCAACCTACAATCGCAGCGAAGAGGTGACCCACGCCATCGATAGCGTCCTCGCCCAGACCTACGACGACTTCGAACTGCTCGTCGTGGACGATGGCTCGACGGACGACACGAAGGAGGTCGTCACCGGTTACGACGACGACCGCGTGAAGTTCATCGAACACGAGGAAAATCAGGGCGCACCCGCCGCGCGAAACACCGGCATCGAGCACGCAGAAGGCGAATACGTCGCCTTCCTCGACTCGGACGACGAGTGGCTCCCGCTCAAACTCGAGCGACAGGTGGACTATCTCGAATCGAAAGGCGACGGCTGGGTGGCGGTCTACTGTGACGTGGACATGAAGACGAAGGGAACGAGCGGCCCGATGCGCTCGCTCGCCGCCTCATTCCTGTCGAAATCCGACCCCGAAACCCCGACCGAAGGGGGCGACGAACTCGTAGAAGAGGTACTCGCAGACCGGCTGCACACGAGCGCGGGTTCGACGCTCATGGTTCGGACGGACGTGGCGCGGAAAATCGAGGGCTTCGACACCACCTTCCGACGCTTCCAAGACCCCGAGTTCCTGATGCGCGTCCTGCGCGAGGGGAAACTCGCCCACGTCGCAGAACCGCTCGTGGTCCGCCACGAATCGGGCGACCCGCCCGCGGACATCGTCCGCGAGGCAGACGAGAAATATCTTGAAAAATTCGCTGACGTGGTCGACGACTTAGAGGCAAAAGGCCACGACGTGCGCGGCAGCCACAACCTCGTGCTCGCCAAACTCTACCTCAACGAGGGCAACCTCATGACCGGTCTCCAGTACTTCGTCCGGTCGAACGCCCGCGCCCGCCACTACCCTGGCATTCTGTGGGCGACCCAAAACGGCATCCGCGAGAACGGACAGGGCAAGGCCGTCCTCGCCGCCGGTGTCGGCCTCGTCGCCGTCCTCGGCCTGTTGTTCGTCCTCCTCACCGGTGGGTCGAACGCAGACCCCGAAAACTAA
- a CDS encoding glycosyltransferase encodes MKALQLVTTPRPFFDQQVAGLESRGVSAPVRTMPRPEDGGRGPRELLEYVPDVLSASLGGADVVHANFGLTAPFALAQPRRPVVMTFWGTDLMGPTWLQKLSEQCARYADAVVVPSKTLSERLDVEHTVIPFGVDTDLFRPIDRAEAREHLGWDADETVVLFPYDTDRDVKDYPRAKRVVDAANGDITLKPISGVDYDEMPYYFNASDLVLVTSKRESGPMVVKEAAACNVPVVSTDVGFARDVLEPVANSVVGRTDDELTAGIEAVSGAETRSDGRDTIDCLSIDEMTDRLLSVYHDVTCPMAEVCHG; translated from the coding sequence ATGAAGGCCCTCCAACTCGTCACGACCCCGCGCCCGTTTTTCGACCAGCAAGTCGCGGGCTTAGAATCCCGGGGCGTTTCTGCCCCGGTTCGCACGATGCCCCGTCCCGAAGACGGGGGTCGCGGTCCCCGAGAACTGCTTGAATACGTCCCCGACGTGCTCTCAGCCTCCCTCGGCGGTGCGGACGTGGTGCACGCGAACTTCGGCCTCACCGCCCCGTTCGCACTCGCTCAGCCGCGTCGCCCCGTCGTGATGACGTTCTGGGGCACCGACCTCATGGGGCCAACGTGGCTCCAGAAACTCTCAGAGCAGTGTGCCCGCTACGCCGACGCGGTGGTCGTTCCCTCGAAGACGCTCTCCGAGCGCCTTGATGTCGAGCACACCGTGATTCCCTTTGGCGTCGATACTGACCTATTCCGGCCAATCGACCGTGCCGAAGCGCGCGAGCACCTCGGCTGGGACGCAGACGAAACCGTGGTGCTGTTTCCGTACGACACCGACCGCGACGTGAAAGACTACCCGCGAGCGAAGCGCGTGGTCGACGCCGCGAACGGTGACATCACCCTCAAACCGATTTCAGGAGTTGACTACGACGAGATGCCGTACTATTTCAACGCAAGCGACCTCGTGCTCGTCACCTCGAAACGCGAGAGCGGGCCGATGGTCGTGAAAGAAGCCGCGGCGTGTAACGTGCCCGTGGTCTCGACCGACGTGGGATTCGCCCGCGACGTGCTCGAACCGGTGGCGAACAGCGTTGTCGGCCGAACTGACGACGAACTCACCGCTGGCATAGAGGCGGTTTCAGGCGCTGAGACGCGCTCTGATGGCCGCGACACCATCGACTGTCTCAGCATCGACGAGATGACCGACCGACTGCTCTCGGTGTATCACGACGTGACCTGCCCGATGGCGGAGGTGTGCCATGGGTAG
- a CDS encoding nucleotide sugar dehydrogenase — translation MNSTIDDLEIQQSAATQSADVTEGATIAVVGLGYVGLPLAVAFDRAGHSVIGFDISEQKVETLNGGTDTTGDLGDAAIAASEVAFTTDPTAINEAEYVTIAVPTPIDDLKNPNLDFVESAARTVGKHMSTGTTVVLESTVYPGATRDVVIPALEDESGLRNGEDFFVGYSPERATPGDEEHGLAQVVKIVSGQNDAVCDDLADLYGTVVDAGIHKAPSIETAEAAKAVENVQRDINIALVNELAMIFDKIGIDTHAVLEAAGTKWNFHDYRPGLVGGHCIPVDPFFLAYRAEQEGVSPDLTLTGREVNERMPAHVANQTIKALNESGKVLKDSRILILGLSYKPDVADIRTSKVTEIIGALDEYQIDIVGFDPHADSAAMRDAFGIDIQDELDFTDIDGVLLTTGHTAFKDIDLGDMVGQMTGTPVVVDVDNFFDPADAADKEFTFRRV, via the coding sequence ATGAACTCCACAATTGACGACCTCGAGATTCAACAGTCGGCCGCAACCCAAAGTGCGGACGTCACAGAGGGAGCGACCATCGCCGTCGTCGGTCTTGGCTACGTTGGCCTCCCGCTCGCCGTCGCGTTCGACCGCGCGGGCCACTCCGTCATCGGCTTCGACATCAGCGAGCAGAAAGTCGAAACCCTGAACGGCGGGACGGACACCACCGGTGACCTCGGTGACGCCGCCATCGCAGCGAGCGAAGTCGCGTTCACGACCGACCCAACGGCCATCAACGAAGCCGAATACGTCACGATTGCCGTGCCAACGCCAATCGACGACCTGAAAAATCCGAATTTGGACTTCGTCGAGAGCGCCGCGCGCACCGTTGGCAAGCACATGTCCACCGGCACGACCGTCGTGCTCGAATCGACCGTCTACCCCGGTGCGACCCGCGACGTCGTGATTCCCGCCCTCGAAGACGAGTCCGGCCTGCGAAACGGCGAGGACTTCTTCGTCGGCTACTCCCCAGAGCGCGCAACCCCCGGCGACGAAGAACACGGCCTCGCGCAGGTCGTGAAAATCGTCTCCGGCCAGAACGACGCCGTCTGTGACGACCTCGCAGACCTCTACGGCACCGTCGTGGACGCAGGCATCCACAAGGCCCCGTCCATCGAGACCGCAGAGGCCGCAAAAGCCGTCGAGAACGTCCAGCGTGACATCAACATCGCACTCGTAAACGAGCTGGCGATGATCTTCGACAAGATCGGCATCGACACCCACGCGGTGCTCGAAGCCGCCGGGACGAAGTGGAACTTCCACGACTACCGCCCCGGCCTCGTCGGCGGCCACTGCATCCCCGTTGACCCGTTCTTCCTCGCCTACCGCGCAGAACAGGAGGGCGTCTCGCCCGACCTGACGCTCACGGGCCGCGAGGTCAACGAGCGCATGCCCGCTCACGTCGCAAACCAGACCATCAAGGCGTTAAACGAGAGCGGCAAAGTCCTCAAAGACAGCCGCATCCTCATCCTCGGCCTCTCCTATAAGCCGGACGTCGCGGACATCCGCACCTCGAAGGTCACGGAAATTATCGGTGCCTTAGACGAGTACCAAATCGACATCGTCGGATTCGACCCACACGCAGACTCGGCGGCGATGCGCGACGCCTTCGGCATCGACATCCAGGACGAACTCGACTTCACCGACATCGACGGTGTCCTCCTCACGACCGGTCACACGGCGTTCAAGGACATCGACCTCGGTGACATGGTCGGCCAGATGACCGGCACCCCCGTGGTCGTGGACGTGGACAACTTCTTCGACCCAGCGGATGCGGCTGACAAGGAGTTCACCTTCCGGAGGGTCTGA
- a CDS encoding DUF2206 domain-containing protein — protein MGRLKRMLAYRHFDRDAAILGLLLAIALFPLRFFASQIYIKTIPLVLGTACILYLLTLRFEGGDTAGHPTLPVGLSRILPSIVFTGIAGLIMIASLGGGRVSVFFDVSSIIGVLILFQILFAPDEDIRPRWVLAQIVAFAVVLRLSALFTSPGYIGIDIWTHMEQLARPIYEQRSLSAISGDKHYAAPFFHLLVVGVAILLEVSLRDALYLSLGLAMPFAVLLIYSTTRLLVATRWALFAAAIYGVGDYVLEWGIHLIPTSHGLLMFLAVLYAMVRVMQTEHELKDLVLLLFFSIALILTHQVSSFIMMVVVGSAVVAQIILRLDLFKPDAVRPDAVSFTPAVNLSGLLVFDAGFITFMWSFTPYRGNSFLETVLNYLTRTLADTAGFLNLASGSGAGSSAGAGSGPTLVEQIALYVDTIGFLLLLFIAIVGCLYILRRERSRHSVFTLLIASVIMLVFVLGLPMFGIRNFIPQRWFAFLYAPLAIMGAIGVRHMSFNLYPKVVVAVMLIFVLIFPGMMVMSSHGAIDNPVFDQDRARLSYTEQELDAVYTVGAMTGRPDSEEIRPNEVIYTDHPYQTVFFRSDTYMADAAVVNDTGPVTHDVVMYRAAQNEEATFFQNYPEGSNVSVAKIRNIPQDRLCRVGMDNLYSNGDVVLCSNGAI, from the coding sequence ATGGGTAGACTCAAGCGAATGTTGGCCTACCGCCACTTCGACAGGGACGCCGCCATCCTCGGCTTGCTGCTGGCGATTGCGCTGTTCCCGCTGCGCTTTTTCGCCTCCCAGATTTATATCAAGACGATTCCGCTCGTCCTCGGGACGGCGTGTATCCTCTACCTACTGACGCTGCGCTTCGAAGGCGGCGACACGGCGGGCCACCCGACGTTACCGGTTGGCCTGTCACGCATCCTCCCGAGTATTGTCTTCACCGGCATCGCGGGACTCATCATGATTGCCTCGCTCGGCGGCGGACGCGTCTCGGTGTTCTTCGACGTGTCGAGCATCATCGGCGTGCTCATCCTGTTTCAGATACTGTTCGCGCCGGACGAAGACATTCGGCCACGGTGGGTGCTCGCCCAAATCGTTGCGTTCGCCGTCGTCCTCCGGCTCTCGGCGCTGTTCACCTCGCCGGGCTACATCGGCATCGACATCTGGACGCACATGGAGCAGCTCGCGCGGCCGATTTACGAACAGCGCAGTCTGTCGGCGATTTCCGGTGACAAACACTACGCTGCGCCGTTTTTCCACCTGCTCGTAGTCGGCGTCGCCATCCTGCTTGAGGTGTCGCTACGCGACGCGCTCTACCTCTCACTCGGACTGGCGATGCCGTTTGCGGTGTTGCTCATCTACTCGACGACGCGCCTGCTCGTCGCCACCCGGTGGGCGCTGTTCGCCGCCGCCATCTACGGCGTCGGTGACTACGTGCTCGAATGGGGGATTCACCTCATTCCGACGAGCCACGGTCTCCTGATGTTCCTCGCCGTGCTCTACGCGATGGTGCGGGTGATGCAGACCGAACACGAACTCAAGGACCTCGTGTTGCTGTTGTTCTTCAGCATCGCGCTCATCCTCACCCACCAGGTGTCGTCGTTCATCATGATGGTGGTCGTTGGCTCTGCGGTGGTCGCCCAAATCATTCTGCGCCTTGACCTGTTCAAGCCCGACGCCGTCCGCCCCGATGCCGTGAGCTTCACTCCCGCGGTGAACCTCTCTGGCCTCCTCGTGTTCGACGCTGGCTTCATCACGTTCATGTGGTCGTTCACCCCGTATCGCGGGAATTCGTTCCTTGAGACGGTGTTGAACTACCTGACGAGAACCCTCGCAGACACCGCCGGATTCCTGAATCTCGCAAGTGGGAGTGGGGCGGGAAGCTCTGCCGGCGCAGGGTCCGGCCCGACGCTCGTCGAACAAATCGCGCTCTATGTGGACACGATTGGCTTCCTCCTCTTGCTGTTTATCGCAATCGTCGGGTGTCTCTACATCCTCCGCCGGGAGCGCTCTCGCCACTCGGTGTTCACCCTGCTCATCGCGAGCGTCATCATGCTCGTGTTCGTGCTCGGCCTGCCGATGTTCGGGATTCGTAACTTCATCCCACAGCGCTGGTTCGCGTTCCTCTACGCGCCGCTCGCGATTATGGGCGCAATCGGCGTCCGGCACATGTCCTTTAACCTCTATCCAAAGGTCGTGGTCGCCGTCATGCTCATCTTCGTCCTCATCTTCCCGGGGATGATGGTTATGTCGAGCCACGGGGCGATTGACAACCCGGTCTTCGACCAAGACCGTGCCCGACTCAGCTACACCGAACAGGAACTCGATGCCGTCTACACGGTTGGGGCGATGACCGGCCGTCCGGACTCAGAGGAGATTCGACCCAATGAGGTGATCTACACGGACCATCCGTACCAGACGGTGTTCTTCCGGTCTGATACCTACATGGCCGACGCGGCCGTCGTGAACGATACCGGCCCCGTCACCCATGACGTGGTGATGTATCGCGCGGCCCAGAACGAGGAAGCGACGTTCTTCCAGAACTATCCGGAAGGCAGCAACGTGAGTGTGGCGAAAATCCGTAACATTCCACAAGACCGCCTCTGTCGCGTCGGCATGGATAACCTCTACTCGAACGGCGACGTGGTGCTCTGTTCGAACGGGGCTATCTGA
- a CDS encoding glycosyltransferase family 2 protein: MYRGHTVGVVVPAYNEEGFVGDVIDEIPAYVDRIYAVDDASSDGTWTEIREAAARLNRAEADTARVADGGLAFDRRVVPIQHEINRGAGGALKTGYRRALEDGVDVTSTLDADGQMDPDRLTDLLDPIVAGEADYTKGNRLAEPAFLDAMPRFRLVGNVMLSFLTKIASGYWQIADSQNGYTAISHDALEAVDIPSLYEYYGYCNELLVRLNIHDMRVADVAMPAEYGDEESSIDYTSYIPKVSGMLFRNFLSRLKKKYLVTGFHPLALFYLAGLGTLGLTGIFLLATLVTLFTAGSALVAFATTIVTGVFATLFILLAISFDHAANEHLEVPA, encoded by the coding sequence ATGTATCGGGGGCACACGGTCGGCGTTGTCGTGCCAGCGTACAATGAGGAAGGCTTCGTCGGTGACGTCATCGACGAGATTCCAGCGTACGTTGACCGCATCTACGCTGTCGATGACGCCTCCAGCGACGGAACCTGGACGGAGATTCGTGAGGCAGCAGCCCGCCTGAACCGCGCCGAAGCAGATACGGCGCGCGTCGCGGACGGCGGCCTCGCGTTCGACCGTCGTGTCGTCCCGATACAACACGAGATCAATCGGGGAGCCGGTGGCGCCCTCAAGACGGGCTACCGCCGCGCACTGGAAGACGGCGTTGACGTGACCTCCACGTTGGACGCCGACGGCCAGATGGACCCCGACCGACTCACCGACCTTCTCGATCCCATCGTTGCCGGAGAGGCAGACTATACGAAAGGAAACCGGCTCGCAGAGCCCGCGTTTCTGGACGCGATGCCTCGCTTCCGGCTAGTTGGAAACGTGATGCTCTCGTTTCTGACGAAAATTGCGAGTGGCTACTGGCAAATCGCCGATTCACAGAACGGCTACACCGCCATCAGCCACGACGCGTTAGAAGCCGTTGACATTCCGAGCCTCTACGAATACTACGGCTACTGCAACGAGCTTCTGGTGCGACTCAACATCCACGACATGCGGGTCGCTGACGTGGCGATGCCCGCAGAGTACGGCGACGAGGAGAGTTCCATCGACTACACCAGCTACATCCCAAAGGTATCTGGCATGTTGTTCCGGAACTTCCTCTCCCGGCTCAAAAAGAAGTACCTCGTGACAGGATTCCACCCGCTTGCGCTGTTTTACCTCGCGGGTCTCGGAACCCTCGGCCTCACGGGTATCTTCCTGCTCGCCACCCTCGTGACCCTGTTCACCGCAGGGTCTGCGCTCGTGGCGTTTGCCACGACCATCGTGACGGGGGTGTTCGCAACGCTGTTCATCCTGCTTGCGATTAGCTTCGACCACGCCGCAAACGAGCACCTGGAGGTGCCCGCCTGA
- a CDS encoding DUF7344 domain-containing protein has translation MSTQPQNSDAALSPEFGGDPTETVAPLSKDNTFHLLQNERRRMALAYLNEQTGTVEMRDVAEQVAAWENDTTVEQLHSDERQRVYIALYQTHLPKLDDDGVINYNQSRGLIETTPHVADLCEYIDIPQLAAEAEADTAPVETTSSAAPFGDYEFEWSDYYLGLSGLSTLTLLASSAGLIPASIIPQFAIVVLVVAAFALSAAGQAVMARIA, from the coding sequence ATGAGCACCCAACCCCAGAACTCTGACGCCGCTCTCTCTCCGGAATTCGGCGGCGACCCCACAGAGACCGTTGCTCCCCTCTCGAAAGACAACACGTTCCACCTCCTCCAGAACGAACGTCGACGGATGGCCCTTGCGTACCTGAACGAGCAGACGGGCACCGTCGAGATGCGAGACGTGGCAGAGCAGGTCGCAGCATGGGAAAACGACACCACGGTCGAACAACTCCACTCTGACGAGCGCCAGCGCGTCTACATCGCCCTCTACCAGACCCACCTCCCAAAGCTCGACGACGACGGCGTCATCAACTACAACCAGAGTCGCGGCCTCATCGAGACGACGCCCCACGTCGCAGACCTCTGTGAGTACATTGACATCCCCCAGCTCGCAGCCGAAGCCGAGGCAGACACCGCCCCGGTCGAAACGACGTCGTCCGCCGCACCGTTCGGTGACTACGAGTTCGAGTGGAGTGATTACTACCTCGGCCTCTCAGGGCTGAGCACGCTCACGCTGCTCGCCTCCTCTGCAGGCCTCATTCCGGCTTCGATTATTCCTCAGTTTGCGATAGTTGTCCTCGTCGTTGCCGCGTTCGCCCTGAGTGCGGCGGGGCAGGCGGTTATGGCCCGAATCGCGTAA
- a CDS encoding HAD family hydrolase, whose product MEKALYFDLDGTLLRYGNYQAIVKEAFEEVVGRCDPAWHEIRHTAFFDAFEAFDPNPYEVGMAAVVEHANLDVSPETLAEAWLEAELAGTEPTPAAHDLLSELAGEYQLGVLTNGVTHVQKRKLAHHGLDDYFDTILCSYDVDAHKPDPRMFEVAKERLSADAYVMVGDDRDADMRPAVETGFMPIYVNEGAELPVEVRGLSGLAALAGLFG is encoded by the coding sequence ATGGAGAAAGCCCTCTACTTCGACCTCGACGGCACGCTACTGCGGTACGGCAACTACCAAGCCATCGTGAAAGAAGCGTTCGAGGAAGTGGTCGGGCGTTGTGACCCCGCGTGGCACGAGATTCGACACACTGCCTTCTTCGACGCGTTCGAGGCATTCGACCCGAACCCCTACGAGGTGGGGATGGCCGCCGTGGTCGAGCACGCGAACCTCGACGTGTCGCCAGAAACGCTCGCGGAAGCGTGGCTGGAAGCTGAACTTGCGGGAACCGAACCCACGCCCGCAGCCCACGACTTGCTCTCGGAGTTGGCAGGCGAGTACCAACTCGGCGTGCTCACGAACGGCGTCACCCATGTCCAGAAACGCAAACTCGCCCACCACGGCCTCGACGACTACTTCGATACCATCCTCTGCTCCTACGACGTGGACGCACACAAGCCCGACCCGAGGATGTTCGAGGTGGCAAAAGAGCGACTCAGCGCGGATGCGTACGTCATGGTTGGCGACGACCGCGATGCGGATATGCGCCCGGCTGTCGAGACGGGTTTCATGCCGATTTACGTAAACGAGGGCGCAGAACTGCCGGTTGAAGTGCGCGGCCTCTCAGGGCTCGCCGCGCTCGCGGGGCTGTTCGGGTAG